ACCCACATGACACCATACACACTGTcagccatctgccctgtacagtgaaaaagGGGATtcaacacctctccaaagtgctaGATGACTccaaatgtgagcatttgcccacacAGGCCAGTTACAACAATGAACTGAAGTCAGGTCAAGACCCCGATAAGGACGAGCAGCATGCAGAagagcttccctgagatggtaattctttggttatgcaaaccgattgttgcagcagccaTCCGGGTGGCTGGTCTtagaggtgaagatgctggatgtggaggtcctgggctggtttggttacacatggtctgcggttgtgaggccgaTTGggtgtactgccaaattctctgaaacacctttggagacggcttatggtagagaagtgaacattcaattcatgggGAACAacttcctgcagtcagcatgctaatttcacgctccctcaaaacttgcgaaatctgtggcattgtgctgtgtgataaaattgcacattttaagagtgtccttttattgtggccagcctaaggcacacctgtgcagtaaTCATGCTGTCGAATCAggatcttgatatgccacacctgtaagGTGGATGGATTAGCTCGCCAATGGAGAAGTGCTCACCAACACAGATTTAGactgatttgtgaacaatatttgagagaaataggccttttggtGAAGAGAAAAactcttagatctttgagttcagctagAAACACTAGACTACATAAGCCtgtaatgatttaaaaaacaataattaaaagttCAATATCTCATTCATGTAAAGTGTAAGggacaattaattacaaaaaatgcatcaaaataatttacttttttagtAATACAAATTTTAGTCTTTTTTAAGTTGTCTGTTTTCTGCTATAACATCAGGGCTCACTTTTATGGAGTTTCAATAAATATTCCTGTCttttggtttattgaaaatacaAATTTTCCCTTTCATTTCAGACCCCAAAGAAGAGAATGAAGTGGAGAAACATCATGTCAAACCTGTAGAAAAACCTCTGAGTCACTCGAATcctaaaattacttttttaaaggaaACAAGAACTGAAGAATCTTCCACCTGCCTTCAGTGTGGAGAGAGTTTAAAAAACGGACAAAGTCTTGAGAATCACATGAGAGCTCACACTAAAGAGAAGCCACATTTGCAAAGTTTAAAGTCTCATCAGAAAACACATACTGGTGTAAAAGATCATGTGTGCTTTGAGTGTGGGAAGTCATTTACTTGGGCAACACATCTAAAACAGCaccagaggatccacactggagaaaaaccttataagtgttcacactgtgataaGAGATTCAGTTGGATagcacatctgaaaacacatgagcaGATCCACAgcagagagaaaacacacacatgtgaTTTGTGCGGCAAGAGCTTCACTAGCAAAAAACATTTGAGAGTCCATATgaagatccacactggagaaaagccatacacatgtgatcaatgtggaaagagtttcactcaaTCATCAAACCTAAAAGGAcacatgaggatccacactggagaaaaaccataCACTTGTGATCAATGTGGAAACAGTTTCTCATTAAAAAATTGTCTTGATGTTCACATGAGAATCCACAGAGGAGAAAAACCACATGCTTGTGACCAATGCGGCAAAAAATTTCTTAGGTTGGCTGCTCTGAAGAAACACCTGACAGTTCATACAAAGGAAAGGCCACATTTGTGTTCTTTATGTGGTAAGAGTTTTTCACTGCTGCAAAGTTTAAAATCACATCAGAAATTACACAACACTGTGAGAGATCATGTGTGCTTCAAGTGTGGGAAGACTTTTACTTTGGTAAACCATTTAAAACAGCACCTgatgattcacactggagagaaaccttacaagtgttcacactgtgacaagagatttgcTCAGTCAGCaaatctgaaaagacatgagcagatccacactggagaaaaacctcaCATGTGTGATCAGTGCGGAAAGAGTTTCTCAGTGAAAAGCAATCTTGATGTTCACAtgagaatccacactggagaaaagccgtaTGCATGTGACCGATGTGACAAAACATTTCTTGTGTCAAGAGCCCTGAAGAAACACCTGGCAGTTCATACGGGGGAGAAGCCATATTCATGTTCCttatgtggaaaatgtttttcACTGCTGCAAAGTttaaaatcacatcagaaaacaCATGCTGGTGTGAGAGCACATGTGTGCTTTGAGTGTGGAAAGACTTTAGCAAGCTATTTAAAACTGCaccagaggatccacactggagagaaaccttacaagtgttcacactgtgataaGAGATTCATTCAGTCATCAaacctgaaaacacacgagaaggtccacactggagagaaacctcacAAGTGTGATAAGTGCGGAAAGAGCTTCTCTTTTAAAAGTCGTCTAAAGCTACACATGAAGATCCATACAGTACAGACACTGAGCAATAAAGTCACTTCTGTGTAAGACAGTTTCCTAACAGCCACAATTAGTGACAGAACATTTTGTTGGTTATTTGGAAAGTATGTTATTATTATGAGCTActaagtcattattattattattagaaagttTCTCTTTATAATGACTCACATCAAATCTACGAATGGTTTTAACAGGTGTTATTCAATGATTAAAGCTTCTGTTAATGCACAACACTTATGCAGGTATAAGGTTAGGCTCAGGTTTGGTGTATGTGTGATTATAAGCTTGGATATGGGGTCAACAAGTGTACAGGGGTCAATTTGAATACCATAAGGGAACacgatttaatttgtttatattgcATTGCTTTGATAAAAGAAGTATTTTAACCTCTTGATGTTTGTCTCAAGGAATATTCTGTTTAATGATACACAATGCTATACTAATGTGTGGAGAAGATAAACTCATGTTTTGCACCCAAATTGCAATGTCTGTTATGTCTTTACCTAGCATTTAGCTAAATTCAAGTAACTAGCCTTCACTAGGTGTCACAAACCAAGATAAAGTCGGAAGGTTTAGTGCAAGTGAACAGTTTACTTACATGTGGATTTGTGACAAGGTATTGTTGAATTGTTGGAAGGATCACTCCCAGAGCTCTGAAGATTAACACACAGAATGTCAGCATAAGAATGTCACTGGAGATTGTCGCAGGGTTATCTGAGGACATAGAAGAGACCGGTTAGTAGAGAGTGGTTGAGCACCAGTTAGGGGTAGTGAACTGTATACCCGACCCTGGTATTACAAGATATCCTCAGGTAAGCCTAAGTTGCGTAAGTCATGATTGAATaggttcagttcaattcaagtttatttttatagcgctttttatgatacaaatcattgcaaagcaactttacagaaaattacgtttctacaatatttagtagtagcttataagtggtgactgtcagtttatgtgcatatgacaggtattttcagaaaaattaatacaagaaatAGTCAGCCAggcaatgaacactattaacagcagttattatCTGACttcatagtaagtagcaatatttgttagttctgtatgttgtttcagggttagcatcatctgagggtgtaagtaattataatttgtaactgatatggaaattaataggtagccagtgcagagactgtaaaatttgggcaatgtgatcatattttcttgacctggtaaggaatctagccgctgcattttggacctgtagcttgtttattgaagatgcaggacaaccacctagaagtgcattacaatagtccagtctagaggtcatgaatgcatgaactagctgttCTGCAACAGAGACAAGTAGCatatttcgtagcttggcaatgtttccaagatggaaaaatgctgttttaataaCATGAGAAATATAGTTTTCAAAacacaagttgctgtctaatataacaaccatatttttgactgtagaggaagtaacagtacatccgtctagttgcaaactgtagtctactagatcttgtgtactgttttttggtcaaaTAAGTAATATCTGAATTTAACAGGAGAAAATTATtagtcatccaatcttttacatgtTTAACACACTCTGTTGGCTTagtttagaagtttcatctggtctcgttggatatatagttgagtatcatcagcataatggtggaaactaatcccatattttctaataatattaccgaagggcaacatgtatattgaaaatagaagaggacctaggacagatccttgtggcactccatattttactggtgataaatgaaatTACTCCccattgaaataaacaaaatggttgcaatcggacaggtaggatctaaaagtaagtgaaatttatttatatagcacatttatcaCAGCAAAGCTGACCAAAGCGCTGAACATAGtcaaagataaacataaaataaacagaaaaaaaaacagattatacagtaaaacaatgaaacatagataaaattcaatttaaaaaaatgcctgggaataaagatgtgttttcaacttcattttaaaagttatGATAGATGGTGCAAGGTGAATGTCCAGTGGAATTTGGTTCCAGAGACGAGGGGCCGCAATAGAAAAAGCCCTATCACCCTTCGTTTTTAAGCGTGAACATCTAAACCATCTtcaagcctgcccttgaatacctgtatagttttgtaatcaatctattaGCATGTCATGTTTTATGGTGtggaacgcagcactaagatcaagtaaaactagcaatgagatgaagccttgatctgatgcaagaagcaagtcatatGTAATTTTTAACAAGTGCAGATTCTTTG
The nucleotide sequence above comes from Carassius gibelio isolate Cgi1373 ecotype wild population from Czech Republic chromosome B3, carGib1.2-hapl.c, whole genome shotgun sequence. Encoded proteins:
- the LOC127952711 gene encoding gastrula zinc finger protein XlCGF57.1-like isoform X1, translated to MLEDQHQNIMKELKSEFIKEESENISDLEHCRIKHTEEELRDPKEENEVEKHHVKPVEKPLSHSNPKITFLKETRTEESSTCLQCGESLKNGQSLENHMRAHTKEKPHLQSLKSHQKTHTGVKDHVCFECGKSFTWATHLKQHQRIHTGEKPYKCSHCDKRFSWIAHLKTHEQIHSREKTHTCDLCGKSFTSKKHLRVHMKIHTGEKPYTCDQCGKSFTQSSNLKGHMRIHTGEKPYTCDQCGNSFSLKNCLDVHMRIHRGEKPHACDQCGKKFLRLAALKKHLTVHTKERPHLCSLCGKSFSLLQSLKSHQKLHNTVRDHVCFKCGKTFTLVNHLKQHLMIHTGEKPYKCSHCDKRFAQSANLKRHEQIHTGEKPHMCDQCGKSFSVKSNLDVHMRIHTGEKPYACDRCDKTFLVSRALKKHLAVHTGEKPYSCSLCGKCFSLLQSLKSHQKTHAGVRAHVCFECGKTLASYLKLHQRIHTGEKPYKCSHCDKRFIQSSNLKTHEKVHTGEKPHKCDKCGKSFSFKSRLKLHMKIHTVQTLSNKVTSV